Proteins from a genomic interval of Chloracidobacterium sp.:
- a CDS encoding ATP-dependent DNA ligase yields MTELYQQPKGLKMFKPMLACDCDLEKLRYPILCSPKLDGVRAVVRDGVVYSRSNKPIPNAFVQQEFKHLTHFDGELIVGDPSGKTVYRDTVSHVMSHDKEKYDLRFYVFDHVEELVSEYSRRADKLKSALKNSRELSVVLHDQKLVKTIDALLKYEEDILDEGFEGLILRSPDAPYKMGRSTVREGYLLKLKRFMDAEATVIGFEERMHNGNEATVSELGRTKRSSHRAGKSGRGDLGALVCRTAEGVEFNIGTGFTDSERENIWQHRDQFLGGFAKYKFFPVGVKEAPRHPVFLGWRDLKDM; encoded by the coding sequence TTGACAGAGCTTTATCAACAACCAAAAGGATTAAAAATGTTTAAGCCGATGTTGGCATGTGATTGTGATTTAGAAAAATTAAGGTATCCGATTTTGTGTTCACCCAAATTGGATGGCGTCAGAGCCGTGGTGCGTGACGGTGTGGTGTACAGCCGTAGCAACAAGCCGATCCCGAATGCCTTCGTGCAGCAGGAGTTCAAGCACCTCACACACTTTGATGGCGAGCTGATCGTTGGTGACCCCAGCGGCAAGACTGTCTATCGAGATACTGTCAGTCACGTCATGTCTCACGACAAGGAGAAGTACGACCTGCGCTTCTACGTGTTCGATCACGTCGAAGAACTGGTATCTGAGTACTCGCGTCGTGCTGACAAACTGAAATCTGCGCTGAAGAATTCTCGTGAACTGAGTGTTGTGCTACACGACCAGAAGCTCGTCAAGACTATCGACGCATTACTCAAGTACGAGGAGGACATACTCGATGAAGGCTTCGAAGGTCTGATCCTGCGCAGCCCGGATGCCCCATACAAGATGGGCCGCAGCACGGTACGCGAAGGCTACCTGCTGAAGCTAAAGAGGTTCATGGATGCCGAGGCCACGGTCATTGGTTTTGAAGAGAGGATGCACAATGGAAATGAAGCAACTGTGTCTGAACTTGGACGAACCAAACGCAGCAGTCATCGAGCGGGTAAATCAGGTCGAGGCGACCTTGGAGCGCTTGTTTGCAGAACTGCGGAAGGAGTCGAGTTCAATATCGGAACTGGGTTCACCGACAGTGAGCGCGAAAACATCTGGCAGCATCGTGATCAGTTTCTCGGTGGATTCGCCAAGTACAAGTTCTTCCCAGTCGGTGTTAAGGAAGCTCCGCGCCACCCTGTTTTTCTCGGCTGGCGCGATTTAAAGGACATGTGA
- a CDS encoding CMP deaminase, with translation MNRDKFSKYLEIANAISKLSKDKSTQVGAIVVSPSLEVRTMGYNGAPRGCAADEDVRGTERPEKYFWMEHAERNAIYNAARMGVSLIGSTIVVTHPPCMDCARAIVQAGIREVFWPKPEEEFAKRWIEHKYRVIRLFNECGVYFDEVPHD, from the coding sequence ATGAACCGAGACAAATTCAGCAAGTACCTGGAGATCGCAAATGCTATTTCAAAGCTCAGCAAGGACAAAAGCACGCAGGTTGGCGCAATCGTCGTCAGTCCCTCGCTCGAAGTCCGAACCATGGGATACAACGGTGCTCCCAGAGGGTGTGCTGCCGATGAGGATGTTCGTGGTACCGAGAGGCCGGAGAAATATTTCTGGATGGAACACGCGGAACGCAACGCCATATACAACGCAGCGCGTATGGGTGTGTCGCTCATCGGAAGCACCATTGTCGTCACTCACCCACCGTGCATGGACTGCGCTCGTGCAATTGTTCAAGCTGGGATAAGGGAAGTGTTCTGGCCCAAGCCAGAAGAAGAATTCGCCAAGCGGTGGATCGAGCACAAATATCGTGTAATCCGACTGTTCAATGAATGCGGTGTTTATTTTGATGAGGTGCCACATGACTAA